A single genomic interval of Roseofilum casamattae BLCC-M143 harbors:
- the psbD gene encoding photosystem II D2 protein (photosystem q(a) protein) produces the protein MTIAVGRAPERGWFDVLDDWLKRDRFVFIGWSGLLLFPCAFLAIGGWLTGTTFVTSWYTHGLASSYLEGGNFLTVAVSSPADSMGHSLLFLWGPEAQGNFARWCQLGGLWAFVALHGAFSLIGFMLRQFEIARLVGIRPYNAIAFSGPIAVFVSVFLMYPLGQSSWFFAPSFGVAAIFRFILFLQGFHNWTLNPFHMMGVAGILGGALLCAIHGATVENTLFQDSENANTFRAFEPTQAEETYSMVTANRFWSQIFGIAFSNKRWLHFFMLFVPVMGLWMSSIGIVGLALNLRAYDFVSQELRAAEDPEFETFYTKNILLNEGLRAWMAPADQPHKFFQFPEEVLPRGNAL, from the coding sequence ATGACTATTGCAGTCGGACGCGCGCCAGAAAGAGGATGGTTTGATGTCCTCGACGACTGGCTCAAGCGCGATCGCTTTGTCTTCATCGGGTGGTCGGGACTGCTCCTGTTCCCCTGTGCCTTCCTCGCCATTGGCGGTTGGCTCACCGGCACCACCTTCGTCACCTCCTGGTACACCCACGGTCTGGCTTCCTCCTACCTCGAAGGCGGAAACTTCCTCACCGTAGCCGTATCCAGCCCCGCAGATAGCATGGGACATTCCCTGCTCTTCCTCTGGGGACCCGAAGCACAAGGTAACTTCGCTCGTTGGTGCCAACTGGGCGGACTGTGGGCATTCGTGGCACTCCACGGCGCCTTCTCCCTCATTGGGTTCATGCTGCGTCAATTTGAAATCGCTCGCCTCGTAGGTATTCGTCCCTACAATGCGATCGCTTTCAGCGGCCCCATCGCCGTCTTTGTCAGCGTCTTCCTCATGTACCCCTTGGGACAGTCGAGCTGGTTCTTCGCACCCAGCTTCGGTGTCGCGGCAATCTTCCGCTTCATCCTGTTCCTACAAGGATTCCACAACTGGACGTTGAACCCCTTCCACATGATGGGAGTGGCCGGTATCCTCGGTGGAGCGCTACTGTGCGCCATCCACGGAGCTACCGTAGAAAACACCCTGTTCCAAGACAGTGAAAACGCCAACACCTTCCGCGCCTTTGAACCGACTCAAGCGGAAGAAACCTACTCCATGGTGACCGCCAACCGCTTCTGGAGCCAAATCTTCGGAATTGCCTTCTCCAACAAGCGTTGGTTGCACTTCTTCATGCTGTTTGTTCCCGTCATGGGACTGTGGATGAGTTCTATCGGCATCGTCGGACTGGCACTCAACTTGCGGGCTTATGACTTCGTCTCCCAAGAACTTCGTGCGGCAGAAGACCCAGAATTTGAAACCTTCTACACCAAGAATATCTTGTTGAACGAAGGACTGCGCGCTTGGATGGCTCCAGCCGACCAACCGCACAAATTCTTCCAATTCCCCGAAGAAGTTCTTCCTCGCGGTAATGCTCTGTAA
- a CDS encoding beta-ketoacyl-ACP synthase: protein MTAVVITGLGLVSALGSRDRTWSRLLQGESAIAIAQPFPELAPRPLALIGDKPADLQSLTRQLVLETLNDGGITAPLPDLGVVIGSSRSTQGHWEAIARRFFVSHDSLPDSSDCLHYLPDLPARIAAGVTGTQEIIKAPMSACNTAMWALIHGYELVRTQQCQQVLAGAVETPITPLALAGFTQMGALAKTGCYPFDRDREGLVLGEGGAFFLLESLERARSRYAKIYGQLAGWGATADAYHVSAPKPDRGTAAIAIKEALERAELTPDAIDYIHAHGTSTRLNDGTESELIQYLFSHPVAVSSTKGATGHTLGASGAFGVAFSLMTMRDGILPPCVGLTHPEFDLNFVDEAKEKMCDRSLCLSFGFGGGNTAIVLTREVWG, encoded by the coding sequence ATGACAGCCGTTGTCATCACTGGATTAGGTTTAGTTTCCGCATTGGGATCGCGCGATCGCACTTGGAGTCGTTTGCTTCAGGGAGAATCTGCGATCGCCATCGCGCAACCTTTCCCCGAGTTAGCTCCCCGTCCGCTTGCTTTAATTGGAGATAAGCCAGCAGATTTACAGAGCTTAACTCGTCAGTTAGTCCTGGAGACTTTAAATGATGGGGGTATTACCGCTCCGTTACCCGATCTGGGTGTTGTTATCGGATCGAGTCGCAGCACTCAAGGACATTGGGAAGCGATCGCTCGCCGGTTCTTTGTAAGTCACGATTCGTTACCCGATTCATCGGATTGTTTGCACTATTTACCCGATCTCCCCGCACGCATTGCCGCTGGAGTGACGGGGACGCAAGAGATTATCAAAGCTCCTATGAGTGCCTGTAATACAGCTATGTGGGCGCTTATTCATGGCTATGAGCTTGTCCGCACTCAACAGTGCCAACAGGTGTTGGCGGGAGCGGTAGAAACTCCGATTACGCCATTAGCTCTGGCTGGCTTTACGCAAATGGGAGCGCTGGCGAAAACGGGATGCTATCCGTTCGATCGCGATCGCGAAGGGTTAGTCTTAGGGGAAGGTGGTGCGTTCTTTCTGCTGGAGTCTTTGGAGCGCGCGCGATCGCGTTATGCTAAGATTTACGGGCAACTGGCAGGATGGGGAGCCACAGCAGATGCCTATCATGTTAGCGCGCCAAAACCCGATCGCGGGACTGCAGCGATCGCGATTAAGGAGGCTTTGGAGCGAGCGGAATTAACTCCGGATGCGATCGATTATATCCACGCTCACGGAACGAGCACGAGGTTAAATGATGGGACGGAGAGCGAGTTAATTCAATATCTATTTTCTCATCCGGTTGCGGTTAGCTCGACAAAAGGCGCAACAGGACATACTTTAGGCGCGTCGGGTGCTTTCGGAGTGGCGTTCTCTTTAATGACAATGAGAGATGGAATATTACCGCCTTGCGTGGGATTAACTCACCCAGAGTTCGATCTGAACTTTGTTGATGAAGCTAAGGAGAAAATGTGCGATCGTTCTCTTTGCTTGAGTTTTGGGTTTGGCGGGGGGAATACAGCGATCGTTTTGACTCGAGAAGTATGGGGATAA
- a CDS encoding 4a-hydroxytetrahydrobiopterin dehydratase, translated as MDKLTQSEIIEKAKTLTGWEVWEDTLRSERKFKDFVEAIAFVNRLVEPAEAADHHPDLAISYNRVTISLTTHDAGGLTEKDFALAQAISQIA; from the coding sequence ATGGATAAATTAACACAATCGGAAATTATCGAAAAAGCCAAAACTCTAACTGGATGGGAAGTTTGGGAAGATACTCTCCGCTCTGAGCGCAAGTTCAAAGATTTTGTCGAAGCGATCGCGTTTGTCAATCGTTTGGTCGAGCCAGCAGAAGCCGCCGATCATCATCCGGACTTAGCAATATCCTACAACCGGGTGACCATCAGCTTGACAACTCACGATGCTGGTGGTTTAACAGAGAAGGATTTTGCTTTAGCACAAGCCATCTCCCAAATAGCATAA
- a CDS encoding photosystem I assembly protein Ycf4: MTTQGTSTPTEKKVLHQPLLGSRRFSNYWWATVISVGATGFLLAGFSSYLQINLLPFASPTDLIFVPQGLVMGLYGTAGLLLALYLWLVILWDVGGGYNEFSYKTGKARIFRWGFPGKNRQIDLSYPLTDVQAVGVTIREGINPERKIYLRVKGKGNIPLTRVGQPLSLSKLENEAAQLARFLDIPLEGL, from the coding sequence ATGACGACCCAAGGAACCTCAACCCCAACTGAAAAAAAAGTGTTGCATCAACCCCTACTGGGTTCCCGTCGGTTCAGCAACTATTGGTGGGCAACGGTCATTTCCGTCGGTGCAACGGGGTTCTTGCTTGCCGGCTTCTCGAGCTATCTGCAAATTAATCTACTTCCCTTCGCTTCGCCCACGGATCTCATCTTCGTTCCCCAGGGATTAGTCATGGGACTCTATGGCACTGCTGGATTGCTCCTCGCTCTCTATCTATGGCTGGTGATTCTGTGGGATGTGGGCGGCGGATATAACGAGTTTAGCTATAAAACCGGTAAAGCCAGAATTTTTCGTTGGGGGTTTCCCGGCAAAAATCGCCAAATCGATCTGAGTTATCCCCTAACAGACGTGCAAGCGGTTGGCGTAACCATCCGCGAAGGGATTAACCCAGAACGGAAAATTTATCTGCGGGTGAAAGGCAAAGGTAATATTCCCCTAACTCGCGTGGGACAACCGCTGTCATTGTCGAAACTGGAAAATGAGGCGGCGCAGTTAGCCCGGTTTTTGGATATTCCTCTGGAAGGACTCTAG
- a CDS encoding tetratricopeptide repeat protein: MNYKNLSILGALVVSMAGVPQEAIATSGNPETPAAEEILLAQGGRLDSGVREAISEEVEATLISSLISMNALFVAFLALFSVVVTLGFWLQLQRLRQQTDLHKQELASFSQDTVTEIKRAIHSAETVLQGIQERELLAEQQINQVKLEVASELQEIAAETGKVKDEMYQKLAEVLPRLTEAVDRLPNAAASNNGANGGNGGNGTAPPAPPYSKAAHEYLRQGDSQFLQGHYPESITLYDQAIAHQPNFPEAWNNRGGALAKLGRHQEAIASYDRALAMKHDFPEAWNNRGGTLAKLQKYEESLESYTKAVDYKQSDPLIWMNLANVLVKLQRYEQAVAAYDKALQYRADDALLWQQRGNTLAQLRRYEPALDSYNQVLSLNAENAEAWYAKGYVLYELQRYDDCLSAYDRAIELEDKKPDYWNNRGNVLEKLERYDEAIASYEQALRLAPDKYEAWDNRGYTLGKLQRYKEALSSLDEALKRKPDHANAHYNKAYCYALMGDRKSSLISLHRAIKLNPMYRELAQNDEDLEPVRNHQVFKRLMAGELKVAETT; this comes from the coding sequence ATGAACTACAAAAACCTATCAATCCTTGGCGCTTTAGTTGTATCCATGGCAGGAGTGCCCCAGGAGGCGATAGCGACCTCTGGCAACCCAGAAACTCCCGCTGCTGAAGAAATCTTGTTGGCTCAAGGAGGGCGCTTAGACTCGGGCGTGCGCGAGGCGATTTCGGAGGAAGTCGAGGCGACGTTAATTAGCAGTTTAATTTCGATGAATGCTTTGTTTGTGGCATTTTTGGCGTTGTTTTCTGTAGTGGTGACCTTGGGCTTTTGGTTGCAATTGCAACGGTTGCGACAACAGACGGATTTGCACAAGCAGGAGTTGGCTAGCTTTAGTCAAGATACAGTTACGGAAATTAAGCGAGCGATTCATTCAGCAGAAACGGTGTTGCAAGGGATTCAGGAACGGGAGTTGTTAGCCGAACAGCAGATTAATCAGGTGAAATTGGAAGTGGCGTCTGAGTTGCAGGAGATTGCGGCAGAAACGGGGAAAGTGAAGGATGAGATGTATCAGAAGTTGGCGGAGGTGCTGCCTCGGCTGACGGAAGCGGTCGATCGCCTGCCCAATGCTGCTGCGAGTAATAATGGGGCGAATGGAGGTAATGGAGGTAATGGAACAGCGCCCCCCGCACCTCCGTATTCTAAGGCGGCTCACGAGTATTTGCGACAAGGAGATAGTCAGTTTCTGCAAGGGCACTATCCCGAGTCGATTACATTATACGACCAGGCGATCGCCCATCAACCGAATTTTCCGGAAGCGTGGAATAACCGAGGGGGCGCTCTGGCAAAACTGGGACGGCATCAGGAGGCGATCGCATCTTACGATCGCGCTTTAGCGATGAAGCATGATTTTCCGGAAGCGTGGAATAACCGAGGAGGAACTCTGGCGAAATTGCAAAAGTACGAGGAGTCTTTGGAGTCTTATACTAAGGCAGTAGATTATAAGCAGTCCGATCCGTTGATTTGGATGAATTTGGCCAATGTATTGGTGAAATTGCAGCGCTACGAGCAAGCGGTGGCCGCTTATGATAAAGCACTACAATATCGCGCGGATGATGCTTTGCTCTGGCAGCAGCGCGGGAATACCCTAGCGCAACTGCGACGCTACGAACCGGCTTTGGATTCCTACAATCAAGTGTTGAGCTTGAATGCGGAAAATGCGGAGGCGTGGTATGCGAAAGGATACGTGCTCTACGAATTGCAGCGGTATGATGATTGTCTCAGTGCTTACGATCGCGCTATCGAGCTGGAAGATAAAAAACCGGATTATTGGAATAATCGCGGCAATGTGTTAGAGAAGTTGGAGCGATATGATGAGGCGATCGCCTCTTACGAGCAAGCCCTGCGGTTGGCTCCGGATAAGTACGAAGCTTGGGATAATCGCGGATACACTCTGGGCAAGCTGCAACGGTATAAGGAAGCACTCTCGAGTTTGGATGAAGCTCTCAAGCGCAAGCCCGATCATGCCAACGCTCATTACAATAAGGCCTACTGCTATGCTCTGATGGGCGATCGCAAATCCTCGTTAATTAGTTTACATCGCGCGATTAAGCTCAATCCCATGTATCGCGAACTGGCACAAAATGACGAAGATTTAGAACCCGTGCGCAACCACCAAGTGTTTAAACGGTTGATGGCAGGAGAGTTAAAAGTCGCGGAGACAACCTAA
- a CDS encoding NAD(P)/FAD-dependent oxidoreductase — MTHSPLFGLFSRALRLATESHRRGIPIDEYSEQHQSEKRQCLKRRSFLKKAGAFGGGILLAVGGQSCHAATLAEDIAAPKIAIVGAGIAGLNAAYTLKKAGYYATIYEASNRVGGRMYTIKDAVGEGVWVNLGAEYINSDHDDMLALAREFQIPLLDRFVAEELVLKDLYYFEGQTISEAKLAEALLPVAERMAVDIDRLDEDWDNVSVELDALSVADYCDRLGLSGWLRTFIETVMMTEMGLESDEITALNLIWLAPSADTESNVEATGVSDERYLVQNGTQAITDALARELQDRIETGMKLEAIRQDGDRFQLTFNYTDVEADIVVLAIPFSVLRSIPMQLSLPKTLRQFIDEVGYANNVKVTVGYNRPVWREQGLSGLGMTDLPLQTFFENSQLQPSPFGSLTYYLGGDIGFNSQRYSVSENARLYTEMLDPLIPNLLKTYNGKATRLHWPTYNYALGSYACFKPRQYTEFAQEYVYLEGEDEQNFNRGRLIFAGEHTSDAYQGYMNGGAQSGRLAAKTVLNQLKMGKS, encoded by the coding sequence ATGACACACAGTCCTTTGTTCGGCTTATTTTCTCGCGCGTTGCGGTTGGCAACCGAGTCCCATCGCCGTGGCATTCCCATTGATGAATATTCAGAACAGCACCAGAGTGAGAAACGCCAATGTCTCAAGCGGCGTTCCTTTCTGAAAAAGGCCGGCGCTTTTGGTGGAGGAATATTACTCGCAGTTGGGGGGCAATCTTGCCATGCTGCAACGCTCGCTGAAGACATAGCAGCTCCGAAAATTGCGATCGTGGGGGCGGGAATTGCCGGACTCAATGCGGCTTACACGCTGAAAAAAGCGGGTTATTATGCCACGATTTACGAAGCTTCCAATCGCGTTGGCGGCAGAATGTATACGATTAAGGATGCTGTGGGAGAAGGAGTTTGGGTTAACCTCGGTGCCGAATATATCAATAGCGATCATGACGATATGCTTGCGCTGGCGAGAGAATTTCAGATTCCTTTACTCGATCGCTTTGTTGCGGAAGAATTAGTTCTCAAGGATCTGTATTATTTTGAGGGCCAAACGATCTCGGAAGCGAAACTGGCGGAAGCGCTGCTCCCAGTTGCCGAACGCATGGCTGTGGATATCGATCGCCTGGATGAAGATTGGGATAATGTTAGCGTCGAATTGGACGCGCTCTCGGTGGCTGATTATTGCGATCGCTTGGGACTATCGGGATGGTTGCGAACATTCATCGAGACCGTCATGATGACAGAAATGGGACTCGAGTCGGACGAGATAACTGCGCTGAATTTAATTTGGCTCGCTCCCAGTGCAGATACTGAAAGTAATGTGGAAGCAACCGGAGTTTCGGACGAACGATACTTGGTACAAAATGGGACTCAAGCCATTACTGATGCTCTGGCTCGAGAACTACAGGATCGCATTGAAACCGGAATGAAACTCGAAGCCATTCGGCAAGATGGCGATCGCTTCCAACTTACATTCAACTATACTGATGTGGAAGCGGATATCGTCGTCCTTGCCATTCCGTTTAGCGTTCTTCGTTCGATTCCGATGCAACTCTCTTTGCCGAAAACCCTGCGCCAGTTTATTGATGAAGTCGGTTACGCGAATAATGTTAAAGTTACAGTCGGCTACAATCGACCGGTTTGGCGAGAACAAGGACTCAGCGGACTGGGAATGACCGATCTGCCCTTACAAACGTTCTTTGAAAACTCGCAATTGCAACCGTCTCCATTCGGCTCGCTCACCTATTATCTTGGAGGCGATATCGGTTTCAATAGTCAGCGTTATAGCGTTAGCGAGAATGCTCGACTTTATACAGAAATGCTCGATCCGTTGATTCCCAATCTCCTCAAAACCTACAATGGGAAAGCGACTCGCTTGCACTGGCCGACGTATAATTATGCTTTAGGCAGCTATGCCTGTTTTAAACCCAGGCAGTATACTGAGTTTGCTCAAGAGTATGTTTATCTAGAGGGAGAAGACGAGCAAAATTTCAATCGCGGCCGCTTGATTTTTGCGGGAGAACATACCAGCGATGCTTACCAAGGTTATATGAATGGTGGCGCACAGTCGGGACGGTTGGCGGCGAAAACGGTTTTAAACCAGTTGAAAATGGGAAAATCTTGA
- a CDS encoding Uma2 family endonuclease yields MVSQPRIESEQAIAEKRVVLSGLHWNSYLQILHALPETRAARLTYDRGTLEITMALEDHEFAIRLIELFIRIWVYEMGLNMKTMGSTTINRESLNRGAEPDCAYYIQHQPQAAGRPVNFEVDPPPDLVVEVDLTHTDIDKNRFYAAIGVPEFWRYNGQELTIYQLQGDCYQECDRSPVFPQMKKEDLYRFLQTAERDEVAAERWLRGLAIEQMQQHE; encoded by the coding sequence ATGGTATCCCAACCAAGGATTGAGAGCGAACAAGCGATCGCCGAGAAACGAGTCGTGCTGTCTGGTTTGCACTGGAACAGTTATCTACAAATCCTGCACGCTTTACCCGAGACTCGCGCAGCCCGGTTAACTTACGATCGCGGAACGTTAGAGATTACCATGGCATTGGAAGACCATGAATTTGCCATTCGTTTAATTGAATTGTTTATTCGGATTTGGGTCTACGAAATGGGTCTGAATATGAAAACTATGGGATCGACAACCATCAATCGCGAGTCTCTCAATCGAGGAGCTGAACCCGATTGCGCCTATTATATTCAACATCAGCCGCAAGCGGCCGGCCGGCCGGTCAATTTTGAAGTCGATCCGCCCCCAGATTTGGTCGTGGAAGTCGATCTAACTCATACAGATATCGATAAAAACCGTTTCTATGCAGCGATCGGCGTACCCGAGTTTTGGCGTTATAACGGTCAAGAATTGACGATCTATCAATTACAGGGAGACTGCTATCAAGAATGCGATCGCTCTCCCGTATTTCCGCAGATGAAAAAAGAGGATCTTTATCGGTTTTTGCAGACAGCCGAACGGGACGAGGTGGCAGCAGAACGATGGTTGCGCGGGTTGGCGATCGAGCAGATGCAACAGCATGAATGA
- a CDS encoding peptidylprolyl isomerase codes for MYEKLQRWAISLILVGVLAIAGCTESAPAPDTPPNPDSTSVSADPFESLPVLDGQATVVMTVKGMPITIAVDGNKAPITAGNFVDLVERGFYDGLTFHRVVREPEPFVVQGGDPLGNGTGGFVDPATGQERSIPLEITPEGDAAPVYSKTLPSAGISEPPELQHTRGAVAMARSQFPDSASSQFYFTLANLSFLDGNYAVFGYVTEGMDVVDAIEQGDTIDSAKVTQGLENLKR; via the coding sequence ATGTACGAGAAACTACAACGTTGGGCAATCTCGCTAATCTTGGTCGGTGTATTGGCGATCGCCGGCTGCACGGAAAGCGCACCTGCTCCCGATACTCCACCCAATCCTGACTCGACCTCCGTCTCTGCCGATCCCTTCGAGTCTCTACCGGTGCTCGACGGACAAGCCACTGTCGTGATGACGGTGAAGGGGATGCCGATTACCATTGCAGTTGATGGAAACAAAGCCCCGATTACCGCCGGGAATTTTGTCGATTTAGTCGAGCGCGGATTTTATGACGGACTGACATTCCATCGAGTAGTACGAGAACCGGAACCCTTTGTCGTGCAAGGCGGCGATCCTTTAGGGAACGGAACCGGAGGATTTGTCGATCCGGCCACCGGACAAGAGCGCTCTATTCCTTTAGAAATTACACCTGAAGGCGATGCGGCTCCGGTGTATAGCAAGACACTCCCCAGTGCCGGAATTAGCGAGCCTCCCGAGCTGCAACATACTCGCGGGGCAGTTGCCATGGCGCGATCGCAGTTTCCCGATTCGGCGTCGTCTCAGTTTTATTTTACCCTAGCCAACTTGTCGTTCCTGGACGGTAACTATGCTGTATTTGGCTATGTCACTGAAGGGATGGATGTGGTGGATGCCATCGAGCAGGGCGATACAATTGACTCGGCTAAAGTCACTCAGGGGTTGGAAAACTTGAAGCGCTAG